Genomic window ([Eubacterium] hominis):
AAGCAGTAATGAAATAACTGAAAAAAAGAATACTGCAATATAAGGAATTACTTTATTATTTACCAATAAACTTATTGAAAAAGCACTTATTGCATATAATCCGCCAAACATACTAATTATAAGATTAAACATAATAATATAAACATAAGGATGCTGCACATACAACTCATAAAATGCATAATTCCTAGCCATACTAGCAATTGAATGTTCTGGTATAGAATAAGCTAATATATTAAGTACATTATCATTAAAATCTAATGTTACTATTTCTGCGATATAGGCAATCATCAATGGAATAAATAAAATTAAGAAACCAGATAAAAAACTTATTATGTATTTAGATATAAAAAATTTATATCTTTGTATTCTTGTAAATATGATATCTGTCATTTTTACTTCATTAATCCAAGTATCTGAAAAGGGTAATACTACTAATAAAGGTATGATGTAAAAAAAAGCTGTCAAAATTGATTGTTTCGCTGGATCAAATACTATAGTAAAAAAGTGTTGATATGATTTTCCACATTTATATGCATTATTTATGTCATGTAAACAGATATATGAAATTAGCAAAGTTAATATGATTAACGTTGCCATAAAAATTTTCTTATGATATAAAATATATAAATCTTTTTTTAAGACATTTAACATTATAACACCTTTCTTTCTATTCTTTTAATTATATATAGTAAAGTAAGCAACCTTTTTGATTGCTTACTTTACTGTTAATTTATATCAACATAACCATTACAAGAATAACTTGCCATATTTAGACGATAATCTTGATAATGGATTAATAATTCAGTTCCTTTACCTGCGTATCTAGTATAATCTGCAGATTTTTCAGATTCCCCTTCTGTTGGAAATAGTGTAGGTGCGATAGAATAATTACCAGTAGAATCTGATAAATATATTTTCATGGTATTAATCTTTCCATCTTCATAAAACCGTGTTTTATACGATTGTGTATTTGTAGATTTTGCAGCACGTTTTTTCCCCAAAGTTTGCAAAGCTGGTATTTCAGTTATACTAACTCTAGTAGCCCCAACACTTGTTAACGTACATAAACATCCTACAGCTAATACTGGTAATACATACTTCATTTTTTTGATTCTTTCCATTTTGTTTTCCTACCTTTCTTTTAATTTTTCTTTTAAAGCATTTGGTTCTTTTAATTGATAAATTCCATGTTGAGAGACTTTCATTGCAGATTTAATTGCTTTTTTATAAGATTGTTTCGCAATTTTCTCCATTAATTTTTTCTTCATAATTTCTCACCAACTTTCCTTTTATCAATAGTATTGCATTTATTAAGATACAATACCAAATCGTAAGAGACATATTTTTATTTATAAATGAAATCAAATAAAAACACACCAATGTAATTACAATAAGTCCCTTTGCTTCTTTACTAAATCTCTTTTTCATTGTTTCACTTAATAACTTATTTGCATGATCAACTGGTGCTAGCTTCCAAATGATTGCTGTACATACAATACTACTAATTATTTGAATATACTGTGGTACCATGATA
Coding sequences:
- a CDS encoding accessory gene regulator B family protein translates to MLVILKLADMIVNYLYDRNIIEDDIEIYRHGIALYISESISFSSIIVISLFTRHTLYTIGYILLFSKMRETFGGFHCKSFLTCNLTYITIYILFELLLIIMVPQYIQIISSIVCTAIIWKLAPVDHANKLLSETMKKRFSKEAKGLIVITLVCFYLISFINKNMSLTIWYCILINAILLIKGKLVRNYEEKINGENCETIL